One Coffea arabica cultivar ET-39 chromosome 5e, Coffea Arabica ET-39 HiFi, whole genome shotgun sequence DNA segment encodes these proteins:
- the LOC113743845 gene encoding uncharacterized protein, translating to MPQRERACSLSPRRHEGHARLVRYNSEGQLGLKGISLDELKNFRDRLASRIAASKLSDDPVVPGALLDDTDTQLLQNLVQSHKTRGRQTRKRDDPIKFIVWNIRGAANKESLRHIRSACRSNDIRLLILLEPLANVSHLDSVQLFLGFDFAQSFLHNKIWIFWCSDARYSFVEAADQVVHIHVSFPSGSSIFISAVYARCNRIGRRQLWEALEHFSTSVTLPWMAVGDYNVISSVEERIGGSAPNIRDLEEFNSALNRSGLFPVQFDGSAYTWTNGRMWQRLDRAVVNAGWLSSIELTRVAHLQRGRSDHCPLLVKGGSMKFFNKLKVVKRVLAGWNVDVFGNVSQRVKVAADNLLAKELLYDQNRDADRDVSSGSRPSLELPKLTPEENDMLLKSPSVDEVYTVVCSMDPQSAAGPDGFGGGFYQSCWECIRDDFMDGVQDFFAGATMPRGFSSTTIILLPKREGACGWKDFRPISLANVSAKIISKVLSTRINQLLPRLILEFQTGFIPGRGIQDNVLLAQELILDLDKKLRHPNVILKLDMEKAYDRVDWGFLLYMLREFGFKEEVVDLVFRLVSNVWFSVLVNGELTGFFKSTRGVRQGDPLSSTLFLFVSEFLGRGLQRLFSSNPAFRFLSKGGMVPFLAFADDVIIFTRASTECLQAVSSCLHDYQALSGQKINLSKSRFLCSSKLSSEIIQLIQQETGFQGQPWPVKYLGVPLSLGRSKAILFDGVIASVRAKLHHWSSRFLSAGGKLILIRHVLSSMPLYLLQVTKPPKGVFIRLGKLFNAFLWDGKDGRRIHWSSWEKVCFPVEEGGLGFRSLLDLERAFAMKLWWTIRQKSSPWARFMHRKYIGEQHPGLASAAVGSATWKRVCLVRAITEDNIRWRLGEGFIDLWYDRWLFNEPLSSQVTGAPPHFLVAEFYTSTRWNTDRLLQVLPRSIVNIISQTFVDPKLKDELIWAPSADGAFSVSSAWELVRQRRNTSLVCRGIWCPLLPLKMSYLAWRVLSDFLPLDDKLRSRGMAMVSKCDCCGNAVESLNHIFLHGRLASAVWQHFFLACGIQWRSLSCVSSLLVVWFQSSSNGRLDHVRCVIPVVVLWFLWRSRNDARFGNLHPVHSKVIFEANGWLVAKGAACMLNKVQLEGDMDTYFARFFRVKPAKSFCLKAISWMKPPRGSFKLNTDASVINGLAKGGGVVRDSEGKMIGAFYEEFGEYEVVYAEGLALCSGLQWCMGAGLSGILVEVDSLVLVRLVQNRSVGKWPLCSVLSQLRLLLGKVKGSITHIHREANAMADSLAALSRESPYVTFQFVQQLPSRVRSLINLDAIGFPYIRRFPV from the exons ATGCCGCAGCGCGAGCGGGCTTGTTCCCTTTCTCCTCGACGGCATGAAGGTCATGCTCGTCTAGTGCGCTATAACTCTGAGGGACAGTTAGGGTTGAAAGGTATCTCTTTGGAtgagttaaaaaattttagggaTCGGCTGGCCAGCAGAATTGCAGCATCTAAGTTAAGCGATGACCCGGTTGTCCCTGGAGCTCTTCTGGATGATACAGACACACAATTGCTGCAAAATTTGGTTCAAAGTCACAAGACTCGTGGTAGGCAGACCAGAAAAAGAGACG ATCCGATTAAGTTTATAGTGTGGAACATTCGGGGTGCTGCGAATAAGGAGTCGTTGAGGCACATTCGTAGCGCTTGTAGATCAAACGATATTCGTTTACTGATCCTATTGGAGCCATTAGCTAATGTCTCCCATTTGGATAGTGTGCAGCTATTCTTGGGTTTTGATTTTGCACAGTCCTTCTTGCACAACAAAATTTGGATTTTCTGGTGTTCAGATGCGCGATATTCTTTTGTAGAAGCTGCGGATCAGGTGGTCCATATACATGTGTCTTTCCCCTCTggttcttccatttttatttcGGCTGTTTACGCGAGGTGTAACAGAATTGGTAGGCGACAGTTATGGGAGGCTCTGGAGCATTTTTCAACGTCTGTTACACTCCCATGGATGGCCGTAGGGGATTACAATGTTATTTCTTCTGTGGAGGAAAGGATTGGAGGTTCAGCCCCGAATATTCGTGACCTGGAAGAATTTAACTCTGCATTAAATCGGAGTGGACTATTTCCGGTACAGTTTGATGGGTCTGCCTACACATGGACTAATGGGCGTATGTGGCAGCGGCTTGATCGAGCGGTCGTTAATGCTGGTTGGCTGTCTTCTATTGAGCTGACTCGAGTTGCTCATCTTCAGCGAGGGCGATCTGATCATTGTCCGTTGCTGGTTAAGGGGGGCAGCATG aaattttttaataagTTGAAGGTGGTTAAGCGAGTTTTAGCTGGATGGAATGTGGATGTTTTTGGGAATGTCTCTCAACGGGTCAAAGTGGCAGCGGATAATCTATTGGCCAAGGAATTGTTGTATGATCAAAATAGGGACG CCGACCGCGATGTTAGTTCAGGGAGCAGGCCTTCACTTGAGCTGCCTAAGCTTACGCCAGAAGAGAATGACATGCTGCTGAAATCTCCATCGGTGGATGAGGTTTATACTGTAGTGTGCTCAATGGACCCTCAGAGCGCTGCGGGGCCTGATGGGTTTGGCGGGGGTTTTTATCAAAGTTGTTGGGAGTGTATAAGAGATGACTTCATGGACGGGGTGCAGGATTTTTTTGCTGGTGCCACAATGCCACGCGGATTTTCCAGTACGACGATCATTTTACTCCCCAAGAGGGAAGGCGCATGTGGGTGGAAAGATTTTCGACCAATAAGTTTAGCTAATGTTAGTGCCAAGATCATTTCTAAGGTTTTGTCCACCCGTATCAACCAGCTCCTTCCTAGGTTGATTTTAGAGTTTCAGACTGGTTTTATTCCGGGCAGGGGAATACAAGATAATGTTTTGCTAGCTCAGGAATTGATTCTGGATTTGGACAAAAAGCTGCGTCACCCTAATGTAATCTTGAAGTTGGATATGGAGAAGGCGTATGACAGGGTGGATTGGGGGTTTTTGTTATATATGCTGCGAGAATTTGGTTTTAAAGAAGAGGTAGTGGATCTGGTTTTTCGGTTAGTATCCAACGTCTGGTTTTCTGTCCTGGTTAATGGGGAGCTCACCGGCTTTTTCAAGTCGACTAGAGGGGTTCGCCAGGGGGATCCGTTATCGTccactcttttcctttttgtctcGGAATTTCTTGGAAGGGGTCTTCAGCGGCTGTTTTCTAGCAATCCAGCGTTTAGATTTTTGTCTAAGGGAGGGATGGTCCCGTTTCTTGCGTTTGCCGATGACGTGATTATTTTCACCCGGGCATCGACTGAATGCTTACAGGCGGTCTCGTCCTGTTTACACGACTATCAAGCTCTCTCTGGCCAAAAAATTAATCTCTCTAAGAGTCGCTTTCTGTGTTCGTCGAAGCTCTCTTCGGAGATTATCCAATTAATTCAGCAAGAAACGGGGTTTCAAGGTCAGCCTTGGCCTGTCAAATATTTGGGAGTCCCGCTTTCTCTTGGCCGTAGCAAAGCTATCTTATTTGATGGAGTAATTGCCTCCGTGAGAGCAAAGCTTCACCATTGGAGTTCCCGGTTTCTGTCTGCTGGGGGGAAGCTCATATTGATTCGTCATGTGTTGAGTTCTATGCCTCTTTACCTCCTGCAGGTTACTAAACCGCCTAAGGGGGTCTTTATTAGATTGGGCAAGCTGTTTAACGCCTTTTTATGGGATGGCAAGGATGGTAGGAGGATTCATTGGTCCTCTTGGGAAAAAGTCTGTTTTCCAGTTGAAGAAGGGGGATTGGGGTTTCggtctcttttggatttggagaGGGCTTTTGCAATGAAATTATGGTGGACAATACGTCAAAAGAGCTCTCCTTGGGCCAGATTTATGCACCGTAAGTACATTGGCGAGCAACATCCAGGTTTGGCTTCGGCTGCTGTGGGGTCGGCAACATGGAAGAGGGTCTGTTTGGTGCGGGCTATCACTGAAGATAACATTCGTTGGCGGCTCGGTGAAGGCTTCATCGATTTGTGGTATGATCGATGGCTTTTCAATGAACCACTTAGCAGCCAGGTTACTGGTGCGCCTCCTCACTTTTTGGTAGCTGAGTTTTACACCTCTACGAGGTGGAATACTGATCGTCTCCTCCAGGTTCTTCCACGATCTATTGTTAATATtatttctcaaacatttgttgaTCCGAAGCTTAAGGACGAGTTAATTTGGGCTCCTTCCGCTGATGGTGCATTTTCAGTGTCGTCAGCCTGGGAACTGGTTCGGCAGCGGCGTAACACGTCTTTGGTTTGCCGTGGAATTTGGTGTCCGTTACTCCCGTTAAAAATGTCGTACTTAGCTTGGAGGGTTTTGTCTGATTTTCTCCCTCTGGACGACAAGCTCCGGTCTAGAGGAATGGCCATGGTTTCTAAATGTGATTGCTGTGGTAATGCGGTGGAATCCTTGAATCATATTTTCTTACATGGCAGGTTAGCAAGTGCTGTTTGGCAGCATTTCTTTCTGGCTTGCGGAATTCAGTGGCGTTCACTCTCATGTGTTTCTTCACTGCTAGTGGTGTGGTTCCAATCTTCTAGCAATGGTCGATTGGATCATGTTCGGTGTGTCATACCGGTAGTGGTGTTATGGTTTCTATGGCGTAGTAGAAATGATGCTCGGTTTGGAAATCTTCACCCTGTCCATTCCAAAGTTATCTTCGAAGCCAATGGGTGGTTGGTTGCTAAGGGGGCGGCTTGTATGTTAAACAAAGTGCAGTTGGAGGGGGATATGGATACGTATTTTGCACGGTTTTTTCGGGTCAAGCCAGCCAAATCCTTCTGTCTGAAGGCTATATCATGGATGAAGCCGCCTAGAGGGTCGTTCAAACTCAACACAGATGCAAGTGTGATCAATGGTTTAGCTAAAGGTGGTGGGGTGGTACGTGATTCTGAAGGGAAGATGATTGGTGCTTTTTATGAGGAATTTGGGGAATATGAAGTGGTATATGCGGAGGGCTTAGCATTGTGTTCTGGGCTGCAGTGGTGTATGGGGGCAGGGTTGTCAGGTATTTTGGTAGAGGTGGATTCCTTAGTGTTGGTAAGGTTGGTCCAGAATCGATCGGTTGGTAAGTGGCCGTTGTGCAGCGTCTTAAGTCAACTTCGCTTGTTACTGGGCAAGGTGAAGGGGTCTATTACACATATTCATCGTGAGGCGAATGCCATGGCAGATAGCTTAGCAGCGTTATCTCGGGAGAGTCCATATGTTACTTTTCAATTTGTTCAGCAGCTTCCAAGTAGAGTTCGGTCGCTGATTAATTTGGATGCGATAGGTTTTCCATACATTCGCAGGTTTCCTGTGTAG